The stretch of DNA GACacaaatcatttatattgtcTACTCGTGTTTTATACACAACAGATTTTAAGTGTCCCCACAGAAAGAAGTCTAGAGGAGTTAAATTCGGAGATCTTGGTGGCCACTCGATAGCTCCTCTTCTACCGATCCATCTCTGTGGGATGGTGCTCCTCCACATTATGTGTTACCAGCTCGACAGTGGTTAAATGACAGATTCCCACAGAGATGGATAATAAGTAATACCGTTGCATTCATCGTATTTATGCGTCCCCctcaaaaacaaaattgacgTCTTTCggtatttttcgcaaaaattaatcggtcacaaaataaatagaaaacttttcaaataaacatgctgtatataattttgtccCCATAAGCTCacattaataatgatatctattatatatatcatgtttCTATAAACTTGCAAATTCTTGATTGGTTTTTCAgtatatttcaatcaattattttattaattctactaAGCCGAAATGCTCGAATCTTTCcactatttttgctttacaaagtaatctttatttctatttttctaaataatattcagaTAAATGCTGTTTGCCTAGGAAAATAGTATTTGAACACAAATAAACGAATGAAAGCCATTTGACTAGCTAGATAGCATTTGCCtagtcaaaagctattttcctaaaataaccatttgcttacaacatattaaaattattaaaacaagttatatatatatatatatatatatatatatatatatatatatatataaaatataacttgttttaataattttaattcatttctaaatatataaatgttaaaatcatTCAAGAATTAAAATGTCCACGCCTTTTTCAAAGTGTCTCATGCCtagagaaaaataactttgcaGATAAACTAAAAAAGTTACTTTGCAAAcagtttaagataaaaataataggttaagtttaaagttttgtttttttttcttacatgtcctaattgaatttttgttatagATTAATAAGCCTGTAAACTTATTGTTAACCTATTATCTTAtcttaaactattattttatcttaaactgTCTGCAAAGTAATTCTTTtagctgataaaaaaaattgcatcaaTGCCTCCCTCTAGTTCATTGACAAAGTTATTCAAAGattacataaacaaaaaatagattaGAAAGTTCATTTATCAAACtacgttttaaaataactaaCTCAATGTTTTTATTCCACACGTAAACATACAATGCTTCTTATATGCAATCTTATGTAATatcttacataatataaaggCCAGTTTGTAACACAGGTATTCACCTACTCCAAACAGTACTAACTACTAACCGTTATTCAGGAAGTGGGAAATGTTTGTATTAGTTAGAGGAGTTTTGTGAGACTCTGACCTAACATCCATAGTTCAGCTACCAATTGGCAAACGCAATTCAAACATTCTGAAGTAATGCTGCAGCTATCCGTGTCCAGTGTAGATTTCTCCGTAGTGTCAATATACAGTATGCCAATGTGCATCCAGTTACGATGAACTAGTGAGAGACCCACCAGATTCATTATTAGACGCCGGATCATTCGCCCTTTTTGAagtcgtaatattttattactgtgtataaaatgatattaagcAAGAGATCTGAGTAGCTCAGATTGTAAGAGGAGGTCTCTGGAAAGCAAAAGATCTCTAGTTCAATTTCTAATGCAGCCACTCATgctatacattatttttcaagtccacaaaaatattatttaaaaatcatcatttttcgagctgaaagatatttatattttataaaaagtatgacAGCCACAGATTGATAAttgcttatataataatcaattaataataaagaaatgataagataataatatagtttgaTAGTTACTTGTTTGTAAACACTAAAGagccttatatatatatatatatgtgtgtatatacatatacagggtgtctcaaaaCGACCGTATCACCTCTGGGGTGCAGGTAGAacgggttaaatggaatagaaaaattctgtatcattttgcaattttcgcaataattattgagaaattaatttataagaatcgGCAAATCTGGCGCGGGTATCAGCGCACCGCTAGGCCagttctaattaataattcatttattgttatcttatcaacgcttctcgtctatgTTCCTGGTAACTGCGAGGCAGTGGAGCCTACTTACGCCCACGCTCGCTTATAGTGACGTATATATTCGAAatgataagataataatataatcacttctattattatcttatcattttgaatatatacttctatgtatataaacgtgctcgcaattaaaatatctctcattgtcagtgcaTTAACATTAGAGAGTATTGATAAGTGCATATAAACCTAATTGTAAGACACGCAGGTCGCATACAGTAATTGtgacatgtaaaaataaatcttacaaataatcgattttagaaaaaaagattagttTGGACAAGTGCtcctttataataaaagtatatttacaattgcatacattttttataaaagtcctaatttttaaatactttcatAAAGTCAATTAAATGTtgtcaaatttcaattttatttaagaaaatccatttataaataattatttataatagaatattttctacatttgtATTAATAGAACAGTTCTCTTAATCaaggtaaaaagaaaaaaactaatcAAATTCAGCTATGATTTTTCTAGCAACttcaatgtttaatatttttactaatttatttagCTCCTTTCTCATGTACTTTACaagaaacttataatttaaaatgactacgataaataattacaaatatcgacatattttttagtaatatgttgcaatttttataattttaatcaaatcttATCAAAGTTTATAACTGCAAtgaaatgtaagaaaatagTTATTTCTATTTGTTTCAAACAGAAGTTACCATGGTACTCGCGGAATTAATAACTATTGTCATCGTTgctttgattattatatatacttattctaAGTATATATTGTTCAATTACTGgcgcaaaaaaaatgttttttatgtgGAGCCTGTTGTGCCAACAGGTAATATCGGATCTTTACTGACTAGCAAAGTATCAGTAGGTGAGTAATCTTATAATACCATGCATTTATATGTACGTGCAATCTTTTTACTCTGCTCGATtccttttttatcatatttgagACGTGAAATAgggaaattgaataaaaaaatttttttaacaggcGAATTCTTTTATGATCtctacgtaaaatataaagatcatCGTGCCTTtggaatatatacatttttcaagcCAAATCTGGTAATCACCGATCCTGATCTTATTCGAGCAGTGCTGACAAaagaattcaaaaattttcatgatCGCGGATTTTTCTGTAACGAAAAGGTTGATCCATTGACCGGTCATTTGATAGCACTGTCTGGAAAGAAGTGGCGGAATTTGCGTGTCAAATTGACACCCACCTTTACTTcgggaaaaataaaacagatgtTTGCAATTCTGAAGCTGTGCGGCGAAGAATTGGTGAGCAGCCTAGAAAGCGTGGCTCAAACAGGAGATCGTATCGAGATAAAAGATTGGTTTGGAAGGtaagatttaagaaaaatccttgtatacatatatatatatatatatatatatatacattttttaatactatagTAGTTTACTGAAAATtcggataaaataaatttgtaggTATAGCACGGATATAATTATGTCGACAGCTTTTGGAGTAAAATCCAATTGCATAGAAGAAGGCGACAATAAGTTTCGATATTGGGGAAAAACAATGTTTGAAGAACATCCCTTTTGGTCCGTCTTATCTGCGTTCATGCCTCAAgtattggtttttttttccatccCATTCCTTGATCGAGGAGTCACCAAATTTTTTacgcaaatatttcaaaacaatgtaaaatatagacAAACGCATAACATCGTCAAGTATGATTTTATGAATCTACTCATACAACTTATGGAAAAGGGCTATGTGGAACCCGATGATGTCGATATCGATGaatcttgtaaatatatagctatacatttgttttaaattaataattcttatttttctatcgCGCTCatcttgttttttaaaataaattttatttttgaaaataaatgtgtttctatatttgtacattatacatatttcttattttaattaaatataagcaacgatacgtatatattgtatacttctaaaaaaatcgagattataatataaaatattttatttgtatatagcACCCACAAACATAAATAAGCTCACTTTGTTAGAAGCGGCTGCGCAGGCTTTTGTCTTTTTCGCCGCTGGCTTCGAAACTGCTTCGACGACAGCAACGTTTTGTTTATACGAATTAGCTCAACAACAGGACTTGCAGGACAAAATTTGCAAGGAAATtgacgaaatattaaaaaagcatgGCGAACTGACGTACAATGCTGTAAACGAAATGACATATCTTCACAAAGTTATAAACGGCAAGTTTATTGTTTGTATAATAAAGTTGAgactaattatattcttattgaaTTACCTTTAcaaacgaattaaaaattctacttACAACCAAGAATATGTACACAACTTACACATTGATATTTCTTGacttatatattagttttaaataaacatatattacacCCGATagtattcaaatatttgtgtgtggtattatttctacaatgttttatatattgcagagAGTTTGAGGAA from Anoplolepis gracilipes chromosome 16, ASM4749672v1, whole genome shotgun sequence encodes:
- the LOC140674871 gene encoding probable cytochrome P450 6a14; translated protein: MVLAELITIVIVALIIIYTYSKYILFNYWRKKNVFYVEPVVPTGNIGSLLTSKVSVGEFFYDLYVKYKDHRAFGIYTFFKPNLVITDPDLIRAVLTKEFKNFHDRGFFCNEKVDPLTGHLIALSGKKWRNLRVKLTPTFTSGKIKQMFAILKLCGEELVSSLESVAQTGDRIEIKDWFGRYSTDIIMSTAFGVKSNCIEEGDNKFRYWGKTMFEEHPFWSVLSAFMPQVLVFFSIPFLDRGVTKFFTQIFQNNVKYRQTHNIVKYDFMNLLIQLMEKGYVEPDDVDIDESSPTNINKLTLLEAAAQAFVFFAAGFETASTTATFCLYELAQQQDLQDKICKEIDEILKKHGELTYNAVNEMTYLHKVINESLRKYPPVPILNRICTEEVTLPTTNIHVPKGMAITIPILGLQRDPSIYPDPDKFDPERFNEDKVAARHPYTFLPFGEGPRICIGSRFGYVQTKVGLVSLLSRFKFKLDPRTTVPIIIDKKSFVLAAKDGIYLTIEPRK